The stretch of DNA TGTAGTTCTAAAGTAATAGGTAATTTGCGGAGGTGGTTTGCTTGGGGGAAATCTGCTCAGAACATTCAGTTCATGATAAATATGGTATAATATAACAATAATGAATGAATTATTTTAAAATTCAAATCTATTATTTCGTGTAGGAGAATCCTATGTTAAATGTATGTAAACTAAACTTAAATCCCCAAAAACGAGTCATTATTATTTCGGATATTCATGCGAAATTATCTTTATTTATAAAGCTTCTAGAAAAGGTCCATTATACGGAAGATGATTATTTATTTATTAATGGTGACCTATGCGAAAAGGGACAAAACAGTTTGGAGCTTGTTCGCTATGTGAAAAAGATGACGGAACAATCTTCAAATATTTTTGTCACGAAAGGAAACTGTGATGTTTTGTATCGATATGCCTTAGCAGGGAATGAAAAGATTCTTCAGTATATGAAGGTGAGAAGGAATTCACTATTAAATGAAATGCTGGAGGAACAGCATCAATCTTTAGAAAACCTCAGTGATGTCCACCAGGTCGCGAACGTATATGAGCTTCATTATAAGGAGGAATTGGCATGGCTGGAGGCATTGCCTGTCGCTTATGATACTGAGCGTTTTCTGATCGTTCATGCAGGTATTGAGAATCGGCCAGACTGGGAGAAAAGTACGGAAGAGTATGCCCTGTCCGTGGATTCTTTTTATGAAAAAGGGCATCAAGTAAATAAAATGGTCATCGTCGGGCACTGGCCGGCTATCAATTATCGTTTTCAAGCCGAAAGCTCGAACAATCCGATTATTGATCACGAAAAAAGAATCATCGCCATTGATGGCGGTAATCAGATTAAAAGTGATGGCCAACTGAATGCTCTTATTTTCGAACAAAATCAATTCTCGTTTCAGTTTGTTGATGAGATTGCCGAGGAACGAAAAGTAAAAAATGAATATATTGATCAAACGAATCGAGTTGGTACTGTAACCTATCCGAATTATGAAATGGCCATTATTCGTAGAGAGCCTTATTTTACGCTTTGTGAAAATGTAAAACTTGGAATCAAGCAATGGATTAAAAATGAGTATTTAGTAGAAAAAGATGAACGTGTGTATTGTAAAGATGATTTAAGCACAACATTTCTCTCCGTTCAGCAAGATGAGGTTGTAAAGGTACTGGATGCTCAGCAAGCAGGCTATATCTTAATTAAAAAGAATAATGGACTCGTAGGATGGGTGCCGATTGAAGTGATATGAAAAGGTTTAAGCAAGTAAATATGTATATTATCAATACCAAGTCGGCCCTCCTGTTCTTTCCGCTTTATTATGCTTATCCATCCGATAAAAAAGACAAGCAGGATTTCCAATTAACTTATTTAGTTTGGAATATCCTGCTTGTTTATCTTATCTAATCGGAAAGTTTAAGTTTATTAACGTATTAAAGTAAAGTGTGTTTTCAATAAAATATCTGCTAATAAGATCGCATAAAGAAAACTCGCCGATTGGCGAGCCTTGGAAAGGCGAAGACAGAGGCGTAGTTGCACTTATACTTAATTCCTAAAATTGGCAACTACGTCGGATCATCTTCTGCGTTGACAATTTATACTTTCTTAACGTGTAAGAAAAACTAAGGCATTCACCAAAAAGGACTTGGGGAATGCCAAGTTTTTCTAAAAAATAAGAAAGTATAACTTTTCTTGAGTTTGAGAATTGTCTAGCTCCAGCGCCTACCCCTGACGTACAGGACGTACTAGTGTCGACAATGCGACAGGACGTCGCGCTTTTGTCGACCTCGAGGTCATAAGTCAGTCCTCCAAGAAAGTTAAAGAACAACTTTCCCGTCGGCCTGTCTTATGCTTGTCGGGGGTGAGCACTAAGGAAAGCTCCTCCGAATAATCATCGCAAGAACAATCTGAACTATGATTGTTCTGAAGGCGCTTGCGCTTTTCTAATCAATCATAGTTAATCAGTTTAATTCACGTGAATAAATTCAGCTGATTTGCCTTTTATCGCAGTAAGGGACTATTTCTGAGAATAAACTTCGGACTAATGTTTCTAACATGACCGGAAGCTGTACAAATGCACTTTCGATATGAAGCCGTTCTGTACGCTTATGTGCGTCCTTTCCGAAAGGGCCAACATTTAATACTGGTGCTTGCAATTGCTTCATTTCAGCAAATGGAATACTGTAAGTGTCTCCCCAAACTGGTGTGTTTTTTTCGAAAGTTGTCCAGCCTTCAGCCTCGTCCTCGTAAGAGACGTAGCTAAGATCACAGATTCCATTAAAATAATGGATTTGGTTTACTTCTAAATTAAACTGTTCTATGCCAGTTTTTTTCATTAAATCGATAGCTTTGATGACGAGTGGATTCTTTGAAGTATTGACAGCTGGGTAGTATGGAGGTGCATACAGCAGAACCATAGTAGGCCCAAGTTCTTGACACTGGATCATAAGTGAGTCAACGATACGAATCGATTTTTCACGGTCATCCCAATTTGTGTTGGCTAATGCATTTGATTTTATTTTTGAGATGGCTTCACCCCCTAATTTTTTTTCAGCATGCTGGAGCAGCTCTTCATACCGTAGGACGTTCACTTTACCAACTGGTCTAACGCCTTCGCTCTCACATATTTGCAAATAAGCCTCATTACAAGCTTTCGCAGCTTTCCAAGCCACTTTCGTGAAAATATCCATCACTTCAGCTGCGCTGCGCTTCATAAGGAAGACGTTATAAAGAGCCGCAGCCCGATATGGCGTTTGGGTTGAATATTCCATTTTTAAGTCTTTTTGCTGGAGCGAAACTGGTAAAGGCGTGTTTTCGCCAAGGTCAGACTCGCGGAATAATGGATTCCATTCCATGTGCTGTGTTAGAAAGGAGGCCATAAAGTTTGCTGTCATGCCGCTCATGGGCTCTCCAACATGTGTTTCCTTTCCATAGAATAAAACAGCTGGCATGATTTTTCCGATGGTACCAGAATAAATATAATAGTTCGGATCTCCAGGCTCCTGTGAAAAAGTCGGTTCACTATTAAGAAATAATTTGTATGTTAATTGGTGTTCTTTCTGTAAACGGACTAGCTCTGGGACTGCGGCACGCATGCCGGCTGAGTTTACTTCTTCATCCGGTACAGTGACTAGCAGTAAATTGATGGGCCACTTTTCGATACTGGCCTTTTCAATTAGAGCCATTTGAAGAGCGAGCCCTGCTTTCATGTCCATCGTTCCGC from Cytobacillus dafuensis encodes:
- a CDS encoding metallophosphoesterase; protein product: MLNVCKLNLNPQKRVIIISDIHAKLSLFIKLLEKVHYTEDDYLFINGDLCEKGQNSLELVRYVKKMTEQSSNIFVTKGNCDVLYRYALAGNEKILQYMKVRRNSLLNEMLEEQHQSLENLSDVHQVANVYELHYKEELAWLEALPVAYDTERFLIVHAGIENRPDWEKSTEEYALSVDSFYEKGHQVNKMVIVGHWPAINYRFQAESSNNPIIDHEKRIIAIDGGNQIKSDGQLNALIFEQNQFSFQFVDEIAEERKVKNEYIDQTNRVGTVTYPNYEMAIIRREPYFTLCENVKLGIKQWIKNEYLVEKDERVYCKDDLSTTFLSVQQDEVVKVLDAQQAGYILIKKNNGLVGWVPIEVI
- a CDS encoding M20/M25/M40 family metallo-hydrolase; this encodes MSNVKWGTPQSLRALLCDLVSWQSRTLTDGELEFAYLVKSKLMELDYFKENPSYTALHDAGLGRNVVTALYKNPDVAETIVLISHFDTVHTEEYGDLEPLAFQPEELTKMLKDRSDELPEEARIDLDSGKYLFGRGTMDMKAGLALQMALIEKASIEKWPINLLLVTVPDEEVNSAGMRAAVPELVRLQKEHQLTYKLFLNSEPTFSQEPGDPNYYIYSGTIGKIMPAVLFYGKETHVGEPMSGMTANFMASFLTQHMEWNPLFRESDLGENTPLPVSLQQKDLKMEYSTQTPYRAAALYNVFLMKRSAAEVMDIFTKVAWKAAKACNEAYLQICESEGVRPVGKVNVLRYEELLQHAEKKLGGEAISKIKSNALANTNWDDREKSIRIVDSLMIQCQELGPTMVLLYAPPYYPAVNTSKNPLVIKAIDLMKKTGIEQFNLEVNQIHYFNGICDLSYVSYEDEAEGWTTFEKNTPVWGDTYSIPFAEMKQLQAPVLNVGPFGKDAHKRTERLHIESAFVQLPVMLETLVRSLFSEIVPYCDKRQIS